In Alkalihalobacterium alkalinitrilicum, a genomic segment contains:
- a CDS encoding spore germination protein: protein MSLLRNLGVGKHRVKRTEAHNLQSPDELIENDQEQKEISTYLKFNKKQVQNTFEGNFDFLQEEITFGEQTGVIIYLKTMVDLAMMTKQVKETLLAIKDDTVLRTTDQFNSFFKVYFSNHECYVIKYEHEVTWYVLSGFAVILLEGIHQGIAVNVATTNDRDITVSETQTIVRGPQHSFTEAINTNVSLIRRKVKNPHLKFESCTIGTETKTDVYIGYINNISNSDIVNEVRKRVTQVKINAIYDSGNLEELITDQTLTPFPLTYHTDRPDTIASHLIDGKVIILVDGSPFVISAPVVFVDFFQVSEDAYQRFMLSTFIRLIRYLAFFLALALPAIYVALTTFHHGLVPTDLLISIQAQREGLPFPAVLELLLMEITFEILREAGVRMPRVVGQTVSIVGALVIGQAAVEAGIVSNFLIIIVALTAMASFVSPIYSFANSVRLVRFGLILITAALGMFGTLVGLIALLLHLISLRSFGVPYFAPLGPFIIEDQKDVFIRLPFQKTNRRPSYINPQTMDNSKESGG, encoded by the coding sequence ATGAGTTTGCTTAGAAATTTAGGGGTAGGAAAGCATCGTGTGAAAAGGACGGAAGCTCATAATCTACAATCACCTGATGAACTTATTGAAAACGACCAGGAACAAAAAGAGATATCAACGTATTTAAAATTTAATAAAAAACAAGTGCAAAACACTTTTGAAGGGAACTTTGACTTTCTTCAAGAAGAAATCACATTTGGTGAACAAACCGGTGTCATCATATATTTGAAAACGATGGTTGATTTAGCGATGATGACTAAACAAGTGAAAGAAACATTACTCGCGATTAAGGACGATACGGTTCTTCGAACAACCGACCAATTCAATTCTTTTTTTAAAGTGTATTTTTCTAATCATGAATGTTATGTCATTAAGTATGAACATGAAGTCACTTGGTATGTGTTATCTGGTTTTGCTGTTATTTTGCTAGAAGGTATTCATCAAGGGATAGCAGTTAATGTTGCGACTACAAACGATCGTGATATTACAGTTTCAGAAACACAAACGATCGTTCGTGGGCCACAACATAGTTTTACTGAGGCGATTAATACAAATGTCAGCTTAATTCGTCGTAAGGTAAAAAATCCACATCTAAAATTTGAAAGTTGTACTATTGGCACCGAAACGAAAACAGATGTTTATATTGGGTATATAAATAACATTTCAAACTCAGATATAGTGAACGAAGTGAGAAAGAGAGTAACACAAGTTAAAATTAATGCTATATATGATTCAGGAAATCTTGAAGAGTTAATAACTGATCAAACATTAACTCCTTTTCCACTTACGTATCATACCGATCGGCCCGATACTATTGCCTCTCATTTAATTGACGGCAAGGTCATTATTTTAGTAGATGGGAGTCCTTTTGTAATTAGTGCTCCCGTCGTATTTGTCGATTTTTTTCAAGTAAGTGAAGATGCTTATCAAAGATTTATGTTAAGTACGTTCATTCGTTTGATAAGATATTTAGCCTTTTTCCTTGCCCTTGCTTTACCAGCTATTTATGTTGCCTTGACAACTTTTCATCATGGATTAGTTCCGACCGATCTTTTAATAAGCATTCAAGCGCAACGAGAAGGTTTGCCATTTCCTGCTGTTTTAGAATTACTATTAATGGAAATTACGTTTGAAATCTTAAGGGAAGCAGGGGTTCGTATGCCTAGAGTGGTCGGGCAAACGGTATCAATTGTTGGGGCACTCGTTATCGGACAAGCCGCTGTAGAAGCTGGAATTGTTTCTAATTTTTTAATCATTATCGTTGCACTTACAGCAATGGCCAGCTTCGTATCACCGATTTATAGCTTTGCTAATTCAGTCCGATTAGTTAGGTTTGGTTTAATATTGATTACGGCAGCATTAGGAATGTTTGGAACATTGGTTGGTCTTATAGCACTTCTCCTTCATCTAATTAGTTTACGTTCGTTCGGTGTACCTTACTTTGCTCCATTGGGTCCGTTTATCATCGAAGACCAAAAAGATGTGTTTATACGACTTCCATTTCAAAAAACAAACCGTCGTCCAAGCTATATAAACCCGCAGACTATGGATAATAGTAAGGAAAGTGGGGGATAA
- a CDS encoding ABC transporter permease — protein sequence MKKGLSSKISPILFPLIAVFFGILIGAIIMLLSGHNPFTGYSALIRGIFGDTYYIGETLRTMTPLILAGLAVAFAFRTGLFNIGVEGQLIVGWLASVYVGIAFDLPAIIHLPLAIGAGAIAGALWGLIPGLLKARFHVHEVIVTIMMNYIALHVVNYIIRNFLLVPGERTSTINPSASLASPFLQTLTDFSRLHYGFIIAVAACFVLWFVLWKTTKGFELRSVGFNQHASEYAGMNVKTNIVLSMVISGGFAGVGGAMEGLGTYQYMTVMSGFTGVGFDGIAVALLGANTAIGVLLAAGLFGGLKIGALNMQSQAGVPTELVDIVIALIIFFVASNYLVRWIISRLKKEDI from the coding sequence ATGAAAAAAGGGCTAAGTTCAAAAATTTCACCTATACTCTTCCCACTCATTGCTGTCTTTTTTGGAATATTGATTGGAGCTATTATCATGCTTCTAAGTGGGCATAATCCTTTTACGGGTTATTCCGCTTTAATTCGTGGAATTTTCGGTGACACTTATTATATCGGTGAGACATTGAGAACGATGACCCCTCTCATCCTCGCAGGCTTAGCAGTAGCTTTTGCCTTTCGAACTGGTTTATTTAATATCGGGGTTGAAGGTCAGCTTATCGTCGGATGGCTAGCTTCCGTTTATGTTGGAATTGCATTTGATTTACCCGCAATCATCCATCTTCCTTTAGCGATAGGTGCAGGGGCGATCGCGGGAGCGTTATGGGGGTTAATCCCAGGATTATTAAAAGCTCGATTTCACGTCCATGAGGTTATCGTAACGATAATGATGAACTATATTGCTCTTCATGTCGTTAACTATATCATTCGAAACTTCTTACTAGTACCAGGCGAACGTACGAGTACTATTAACCCATCTGCATCATTAGCTTCACCTTTTTTACAAACGCTAACTGATTTTTCAAGATTACATTATGGTTTTATTATTGCCGTTGCCGCTTGTTTTGTTCTTTGGTTCGTTCTTTGGAAAACGACAAAAGGTTTTGAATTGAGATCGGTTGGATTTAACCAGCATGCTTCTGAATACGCAGGAATGAATGTTAAGACGAACATCGTTCTATCTATGGTTATCTCAGGTGGCTTCGCAGGTGTCGGTGGAGCGATGGAAGGATTAGGTACATATCAATATATGACGGTCATGTCTGGATTTACAGGGGTTGGATTTGATGGTATCGCGGTGGCCCTTTTAGGTGCAAATACGGCGATCGGCGTTCTATTAGCTGCAGGATTGTTTGGTGGCTTAAAAATCGGTGCCTTAAATATGCAGTCCCAAGCAGGCGTACCTACCGAACTCGTTGATATTGTCATCGCACTTATTATTTTCTTTGTTGCATCAAACTACTTAGTTCGTTGGATTATTAGCCGGTTGAAAAAGGAGGACATTTAA
- a CDS encoding GerAB/ArcD/ProY family transporter: protein MKERISLWQLLMVLTIFLTGSAVVVGAGEEAKQNYWIAEIIATAIGVLILFGYFFLMSRDREKTIFELIEKGFGKYVGRLIIFLYVIYFIYIAARVQRDFAELILTTILPLTPLEVIPLVMSLLIAYGLYLGIEVFARMTEVIGPVVILALFSLGVFLFIGEDLHITFLLPVLDEGFGPIVNAIFPTLLTFPYGELIVCTVLMSQTNHFKYVGKVGATAVVLSGLLITYSNMVQIATLGVDIKNRSNFPLLVAAREIEVFDFFERVDILVVFILMFGIIVKVGIFLYGGLKGLEHLFEISYRSFLFPTAMLLSFFAVILANNIVEHYEEGLELVPYLLHLPLQFGIPFVLYLLLLIKQRRNQSSTGGIEA from the coding sequence ATGAAAGAGAGAATATCGCTTTGGCAATTATTAATGGTCTTAACTATTTTTTTAACAGGTAGTGCAGTTGTTGTAGGTGCTGGTGAAGAAGCGAAACAAAATTATTGGATTGCTGAAATCATAGCGACGGCAATAGGTGTTTTAATTTTGTTTGGTTATTTTTTTCTTATGAGTCGAGATCGAGAAAAAACTATCTTTGAATTAATCGAAAAAGGTTTCGGTAAATATGTTGGAAGATTAATTATCTTCTTATATGTGATCTACTTCATTTATATTGCAGCGCGAGTTCAAAGAGATTTTGCAGAATTAATTTTAACAACGATTTTACCGTTAACTCCACTTGAAGTCATACCATTAGTGATGAGCTTATTGATAGCATACGGACTTTACCTTGGTATTGAAGTATTTGCAAGGATGACAGAGGTTATCGGGCCTGTAGTTATTTTAGCTTTATTTTCCTTAGGGGTATTTTTATTTATTGGCGAGGATCTTCATATTACGTTTCTCTTACCTGTCTTGGATGAAGGTTTTGGACCGATCGTGAACGCTATTTTTCCAACATTGCTGACATTTCCTTATGGAGAACTCATTGTTTGTACGGTTTTAATGAGTCAAACGAATCACTTTAAGTATGTAGGAAAAGTAGGAGCTACTGCTGTTGTTTTAAGTGGCTTGTTAATCACGTATTCTAATATGGTACAAATCGCTACGTTAGGAGTAGATATAAAAAACCGCTCAAACTTTCCCCTTTTAGTTGCCGCTCGAGAAATAGAAGTTTTTGATTTTTTTGAACGGGTCGATATTCTCGTCGTGTTCATTTTAATGTTTGGAATAATAGTAAAAGTAGGTATTTTTTTGTATGGAGGGTTAAAAGGTTTAGAACATTTATTTGAAATTTCGTATCGGTCTTTTTTATTTCCTACTGCCATGTTACTGTCTTTCTTTGCGGTCATTCTTGCTAACAATATAGTAGAGCATTATGAAGAGGGCTTAGAGCTAGTGCCGTACTTACTCCATTTACCGTTACAATTTGGGATTCCATTCGTACTGTATTTACTTCTTCTCATTAAACAGAGACGAAACCAATCAAGTACTGGGGGGATCGAAGCATGA
- a CDS encoding DUF2680 domain-containing protein translates to MKKLTIGVLSALFLSMTAFGPLPAQAEFNDKQAEIQEVKLTKEQKEELSVLHRDVLEKKKEVISKYVEFGVFSEEKGTEIIEKFEKHYAKLEENEFIPKWDHHKHKRN, encoded by the coding sequence TTGAAAAAATTAACAATTGGGGTACTTTCGGCACTTTTTTTATCAATGACAGCATTTGGCCCGTTACCAGCTCAAGCGGAATTTAACGATAAACAAGCCGAAATTCAAGAAGTGAAATTAACGAAAGAACAGAAAGAAGAGTTATCCGTTCTACATAGGGATGTGCTTGAAAAGAAAAAAGAAGTGATTTCTAAGTATGTAGAATTCGGTGTGTTTTCTGAAGAGAAGGGAACTGAAATTATTGAAAAATTCGAGAAGCACTACGCTAAACTCGAAGAAAATGAGTTCATCCCTAAATGGGATCACCACAAACATAAAAGAAATTAA
- a CDS encoding BMP family lipoprotein, producing the protein MKKSKSLLLSIILAGGTLLGACGTGGDTAEPAPETDGLTGAPAEEATEDFTVAMVTDVGGIDDKSFNQSAWEGMIEFGQSFGLNEGTDFKYLQSSTDADYAPNLNSLVREDYDLIWGIGFLMASDIKTVATQRPEAQFAIVDMVVTDDDEQLIPNVANVTFKEHQGSFLVGVVAGMQTESNKVGFIGGVEGSLIKKFENGFKAGVKSVNPDAEIIVQYAESFNDASRGQQIANGMYAQGADIIYHAAGGTGNGLFTEAKNRKRNNENVWAIGVDRDQHEEGLPENVTLTSMIKRVDTALYLVNEQTMNGDFPGGEVLEFGLEEEAVGIAPTTENVSEEALSTVEEYIQQIQAADIDVPQTDEEYEEFLTNL; encoded by the coding sequence ATGAAAAAAAGCAAATCATTACTATTATCAATCATTTTAGCAGGCGGAACTTTATTAGGAGCTTGTGGTACTGGCGGTGACACTGCCGAACCTGCTCCAGAAACAGACGGGCTAACTGGTGCTCCCGCAGAAGAAGCTACAGAAGATTTCACAGTAGCAATGGTTACAGACGTTGGTGGTATTGATGACAAATCATTTAACCAATCCGCTTGGGAAGGTATGATAGAATTTGGACAAAGTTTTGGATTAAATGAAGGAACTGATTTCAAGTATCTTCAATCATCAACTGATGCTGATTATGCACCAAACTTAAATTCTCTTGTACGTGAAGACTATGATCTTATTTGGGGAATCGGTTTCCTAATGGCTAGTGACATTAAAACAGTAGCTACCCAACGTCCTGAAGCACAATTTGCAATTGTTGATATGGTCGTTACTGATGATGATGAACAACTTATTCCTAACGTTGCAAATGTTACGTTCAAAGAACACCAAGGTTCTTTCTTAGTTGGTGTCGTTGCGGGCATGCAAACAGAAAGTAATAAAGTAGGCTTTATCGGTGGCGTTGAAGGATCATTAATTAAGAAATTTGAAAATGGTTTCAAAGCTGGTGTTAAATCCGTAAATCCAGATGCTGAAATTATTGTCCAATACGCAGAATCATTTAATGACGCTTCTCGAGGACAACAAATTGCAAATGGTATGTATGCACAAGGTGCTGACATTATTTATCATGCTGCAGGCGGTACGGGTAACGGATTGTTTACAGAAGCGAAAAATCGTAAGCGAAATAACGAAAATGTTTGGGCGATTGGTGTTGACCGCGACCAGCACGAAGAAGGTCTTCCTGAAAATGTAACGTTAACTTCAATGATTAAACGTGTAGATACCGCATTATACCTTGTAAATGAACAAACGATGAACGGAGATTTTCCTGGTGGTGAAGTTCTAGAATTCGGACTTGAAGAAGAGGCCGTTGGTATTGCGCCTACAACTGAGAATGTTTCTGAAGAAGCACTTTCAACTGTCGAAGAGTATATCCAACAAATTCAAGCAGCAGACATTGACGTACCACAAACAGATGAAGAGTATGAAGAATTTCTTACAAATCTATAG
- the wrbA gene encoding NAD(P)H:quinone oxidoreductase translates to MSNINLAIIYYSSTGTNYQLAKWAEEAAQENGANVKLLKVPELAPQEAIESNPAWKAHVEATKDVAEVTLEDLEWADSIIFSVPTRFGNMPAQMKQFLDTTGGLWFHGKLVNKVVSAMSSAQNSHGGQEATILSLYTTMYHWGAIVAAPGYTDPVLFTTGGNPYGASVTVDQEGNMVENVQPAVQHQVKRTLQIAQMVKQGNE, encoded by the coding sequence ATGTCAAACATTAATTTAGCGATTATTTATTACAGCTCTACAGGTACGAACTATCAATTAGCAAAGTGGGCTGAAGAAGCTGCACAAGAAAATGGTGCAAATGTAAAATTGCTAAAAGTTCCTGAGTTAGCTCCACAAGAAGCAATTGAATCAAACCCTGCTTGGAAAGCTCACGTAGAAGCCACAAAAGATGTAGCTGAAGTCACTCTTGAGGATTTAGAATGGGCAGATTCAATTATCTTCAGTGTCCCAACACGATTTGGTAATATGCCAGCACAAATGAAACAATTCCTAGATACAACAGGTGGTCTTTGGTTCCATGGTAAACTTGTGAATAAAGTAGTTAGCGCAATGAGTTCTGCACAAAATTCGCACGGTGGTCAAGAAGCTACAATTTTATCTCTTTACACAACAATGTACCATTGGGGTGCCATTGTTGCGGCACCTGGTTACACAGACCCAGTTCTCTTTACAACGGGCGGTAATCCTTATGGAGCTAGTGTAACAGTTGACCAAGAAGGTAATATGGTTGAAAATGTGCAACCAGCAGTTCAACATCAAGTTAAACGTACATTACAAATTGCACAAATGGTAAAACAGGGAAATGAATAA
- a CDS encoding ABC transporter ATP-binding protein produces the protein MSYVIEMKDIRKEFPGIVANDNVTLQVKQGEIHALLGENGAGKSTLMNVLFGLYQPEKGEILVKGKPVKITDPNVANRLGIGMVHQHFMLVEKFTVTENIILGKEPTAGGKINIKKAAKAVETISKQYGLAVDPYAKIQDISVGMQQRVEILKTLYRGAEILIFDEPTAALTPQEITELIQIMKKLVSEGKSIILITHKLKEIMEVCDRCTVIRRGRGIGTVDISESTPDSLAAMMVGREVNFSVEKDPAQPKDAVLQIKDLVVKDSRDITAVNDLHLEVHAGEILGVAGVDGNGQTELIEAITGLRKPTGGNIQLNGQDITGLTPRKITGAGVGHIPQDRHKHGLVLDFTVGENIVLQTYYQKPYSTSGVLNFNEIYKKANELIEDYDVRTPSEHTLARALSGGNQQKAIIAREVDRSPDLLIAAQPTRGLDVGAIESIHHRLVKERDKGKAVLLISLELDEVLNVSDRIAVIYEGKIVAIVDADKTNENELGLLMAGGSAKKEGETT, from the coding sequence TTGAGTTACGTCATTGAAATGAAAGATATTCGCAAAGAATTCCCTGGAATCGTTGCGAATGATAATGTAACTCTTCAAGTCAAACAAGGAGAAATTCATGCGCTTTTAGGTGAGAATGGTGCAGGAAAATCGACCTTAATGAATGTTCTATTTGGCTTGTATCAACCTGAAAAAGGTGAAATCCTTGTGAAAGGAAAACCCGTTAAAATAACAGATCCAAATGTCGCTAACCGCTTAGGTATAGGGATGGTTCACCAACATTTCATGCTCGTGGAAAAATTCACGGTAACTGAAAATATTATTTTAGGAAAAGAACCTACTGCAGGCGGCAAAATTAATATAAAAAAAGCTGCGAAAGCTGTTGAAACCATTTCAAAACAATATGGTCTCGCTGTTGACCCTTATGCAAAAATTCAAGATATTTCTGTTGGCATGCAACAAAGGGTTGAGATCCTAAAAACACTTTATCGTGGTGCAGAAATTTTGATTTTTGATGAACCAACAGCAGCTTTAACACCACAAGAAATAACTGAACTGATCCAAATTATGAAAAAGCTAGTATCTGAAGGAAAATCCATCATTTTAATTACACATAAGTTAAAAGAAATAATGGAAGTTTGCGATCGCTGTACTGTTATTCGTCGTGGTCGAGGAATTGGAACGGTAGATATATCAGAATCAACTCCCGATAGTCTTGCAGCAATGATGGTCGGTCGAGAAGTTAATTTCTCTGTTGAAAAAGATCCAGCACAACCTAAAGATGCTGTCCTTCAAATTAAAGATTTAGTTGTAAAAGATTCGAGAGATATAACTGCTGTTAACGACTTGCATTTAGAAGTTCACGCTGGGGAAATTCTAGGAGTCGCTGGAGTTGATGGGAACGGTCAAACGGAACTCATTGAAGCTATTACTGGATTAAGAAAACCAACTGGCGGAAATATTCAACTCAATGGACAGGATATCACGGGACTTACTCCGCGCAAAATAACGGGAGCTGGTGTTGGCCATATTCCTCAAGATCGCCATAAGCACGGACTCGTCCTTGACTTTACTGTCGGCGAAAATATCGTTCTTCAAACTTATTATCAAAAGCCTTATTCTACGTCAGGTGTATTAAATTTTAATGAAATTTATAAAAAAGCAAATGAACTAATCGAAGACTACGATGTTCGTACACCTAGTGAGCATACATTAGCTAGAGCACTTTCTGGTGGTAATCAACAAAAAGCGATTATCGCCCGTGAAGTGGACCGCTCCCCTGATTTACTGATCGCAGCTCAACCAACTCGCGGTCTTGATGTTGGCGCAATTGAATCAATTCACCATCGACTCGTTAAAGAACGGGATAAAGGCAAAGCAGTATTACTTATTTCTTTAGAATTAGATGAAGTATTAAATGTTAGTGACCGCATTGCCGTTATATATGAAGGGAAAATTGTAGCCATTGTCGATGCTGATAAAACAAATGAGAATGAACTTGGATTATTAATGGCAGGTGGTTCAGCAAAAAAGGAAGGTGAAACAACATGA
- a CDS encoding MarR family winged helix-turn-helix transcriptional regulator — MNNEQIKEQDQELSLKSFIVLSRAHRAVSDRVEEDIRRYGLNPTEFAVLELLYHKGDQPIQQIGKKVLLASGSITYVVDKLEKKNLLVRRSCPKDRRVTHAAITEDGIDLMNKIFPTHKEAIEKIFSSLSSDEKLTMINLLKKLGTNA; from the coding sequence ATGAATAACGAACAAATTAAAGAACAAGATCAAGAGCTATCGCTCAAATCATTTATCGTATTATCCCGAGCACATCGTGCGGTTTCCGATCGTGTCGAGGAAGACATTCGACGCTATGGTTTAAATCCGACTGAATTTGCTGTCCTAGAACTCTTGTATCATAAAGGAGATCAACCAATACAACAAATCGGGAAAAAGGTATTATTAGCAAGTGGGAGTATTACGTATGTTGTAGATAAATTAGAAAAAAAGAACTTACTCGTGCGTAGATCGTGTCCGAAAGATCGGCGTGTGACTCATGCTGCTATAACTGAGGATGGTATCGATTTAATGAACAAAATCTTCCCAACTCATAAAGAAGCAATTGAAAAGATATTTTCGAGCTTAAGTAGCGATGAAAAATTGACAATGATTAACTTACTAAAGAAATTAGGGACGAATGCTTAA
- a CDS encoding Ger(x)C family spore germination protein, producing the protein MRLIPRKNALLFLSLIMLLTGCWDRFEMNDVTIVSGIALQKGEKEKYRISIEGINARQIYQGESGGGVPAIIYSIEGNTISELVDRINVGVTRRTIFSHLQTFVIDEELAREGVGEFLQYLERNSEFRNDFNIIVAHGVSAKDIITTTYPLQKVPSFKISTQIDTFLDEWGGEPKVRLTDYIRALTSDGRHPVSASMSIEGHPKKGHNLAHNEELQPEAMVVMDGMAVFEEDQLIGFLSVEDTRNYLWTQDIHLTTVSVPCGEDKYLGVRVKNSRTKINTSYINEKPHITVDILLETELQSSHCRNDLTLVETYKHYEKLIDQYVSEKIADTISKVQDEFGVDIFGFGDDFYRQHPKKFKELKQDWDAEFAKAEINVETSVYIRRAGIRTKGFLQDMKEGE; encoded by the coding sequence ATGAGATTAATTCCAAGGAAAAATGCCCTCCTATTCTTATCGTTAATAATGTTATTAACGGGATGTTGGGACCGCTTTGAAATGAATGATGTAACAATCGTTAGTGGGATTGCCCTACAAAAAGGAGAAAAAGAAAAGTATCGTATTTCTATAGAAGGCATTAACGCTAGACAAATTTATCAAGGGGAGAGTGGAGGAGGAGTTCCTGCTATTATTTATAGTATAGAAGGAAATACGATTTCAGAATTAGTCGACCGTATAAATGTAGGGGTTACGAGAAGAACAATTTTTTCTCATCTCCAAACATTTGTTATAGACGAAGAGTTGGCTCGAGAAGGTGTAGGTGAATTTCTTCAATACTTAGAGCGGAATAGTGAGTTTCGAAACGACTTCAACATCATTGTCGCACATGGAGTAAGTGCAAAAGATATTATCACTACTACATACCCATTGCAGAAAGTACCGTCGTTCAAAATAAGTACTCAAATAGATACATTTCTAGACGAATGGGGAGGGGAGCCTAAAGTTCGTTTAACAGATTATATCCGCGCATTAACATCAGATGGTCGTCATCCTGTAAGTGCATCAATGTCGATTGAAGGGCATCCTAAAAAAGGACACAACTTAGCTCACAACGAAGAGTTACAGCCTGAAGCGATGGTTGTCATGGATGGAATGGCTGTGTTTGAAGAAGATCAACTCATAGGTTTTTTATCGGTTGAAGATACTAGAAATTATTTATGGACGCAAGATATTCATTTGACAACTGTAAGTGTTCCGTGTGGTGAGGACAAATATTTAGGGGTAAGAGTAAAAAATTCTAGAACAAAAATTAACACTTCTTACATAAATGAAAAACCTCACATTACCGTTGATATTTTACTTGAAACTGAACTTCAATCGTCCCATTGCCGTAATGATTTAACATTGGTTGAAACTTATAAACATTATGAGAAATTAATTGATCAATATGTATCCGAAAAAATCGCAGATACAATTAGCAAGGTTCAAGACGAATTTGGTGTTGATATTTTTGGTTTTGGTGATGATTTTTATCGACAACATCCAAAGAAATTTAAAGAATTAAAACAAGATTGGGATGCTGAATTTGCTAAAGCAGAAATTAATGTAGAAACGAGTGTGTACATTCGTAGAGCAGGAATTAGGACGAAAGGGTTTTTACAAGATATGAAGGAAGGAGAATAA
- a CDS encoding VWA-like domain-containing protein has product MRWQKDLLIILSKREDKKIALAVDTSTTDYPTETISNIVKLVQELRPGTPLIQADYKIRETATTANHDIQYYTHGKSSYTEVLEWANENEIETLFYITDVTGYVLEEMEINYELFWLIPGGFSPKVPFGKKLLIK; this is encoded by the coding sequence ATGAGATGGCAAAAGGACTTATTAATTATTCTATCTAAGCGTGAAGATAAAAAGATAGCACTGGCAGTGGATACATCAACGACGGATTATCCGACGGAAACAATTTCAAATATTGTAAAATTGGTTCAAGAACTAAGACCTGGGACACCTTTAATCCAGGCCGATTATAAAATACGTGAAACAGCAACAACGGCCAATCATGACATTCAGTACTACACTCATGGCAAGTCCTCTTACACAGAAGTATTAGAGTGGGCAAACGAAAATGAAATTGAAACTCTTTTTTACATAACCGATGTGACGGGTTATGTCCTTGAAGAAATGGAAATTAATTATGAGCTTTTTTGGTTAATTCCTGGAGGTTTTTCTCCTAAAGTTCCATTTGGTAAAAAGCTATTGATAAAATAA